In the Hermetia illucens chromosome 1, iHerIll2.2.curated.20191125, whole genome shotgun sequence genome, ttcagcccatccttaggttggtcgcccctcggtccggtcgggcgggaagagggtcagTGGGCTTTTTgatctatatatacatatataaatttaaaacagaaaacaaaaaataaaggaaTATAAAAAAAGAATTGATTCATAAATTGTTTAGTATGTTAAGATTTTgataaatatgttaatataattATGGTTAATTGAAATTGGAGTACATAATTTCTTTGTAATTAAATAGTTTCGGCAATATCTTCTAAACGTATGTTTTCACGCAAAAATAATGCGAggcaattttagaaatataagcctcataaacgttcacgcccccacagaggagactgcagagtcggagaagcataccttctacgaggcagttgagcgaaccctcgaagcctttcctaagtatgacatcaaaatcatacttggagatttcaacagtcaaatagggacggagccagtattcaggcgatactttggcgcccatagcttatataaggataccaatgataacggattgcgctttatccagttagcagcatcacacgaaatagttgttggaagtacctggtttgcatggaaagcggtccacaaacatacgtcggcctctccagacgggaccactttcaactaaattgaccacgtgctgattgaacgccaccacctctcagccttgacgaatgtcagagcatataggggggccaatatagacttggaccactatctcgttgggatggtactccgaactcgaattacgacaccacctacaatctcctctgacaatcaggtgagagtgaatactgaagccatccacaacacagccctccgcgacacctataagagggaaatagatgctgcaataactgcagtcaacagaggtcctggagaagcAGCAACAAAAGATCTTCACAACcagctgaagaacgttatcatggatacggccataaacatacttggccccagtcgcaaaaggaatcggaacggctggtttgacgataaatgtaagctagcaacggaacggaagaatgttgcataccgagtaatttgcattctcaaagaacgcgggcacgcgcagagacttatcacgaactccgtcgaccggagaagcgacttcacagccgaaaacaggaagcctgggagaaccatcaagtctgtgaactagaaaagtacagggagaaaccgcaccaagcgcggaagttttaccaacaagtcagcaggaggaagccttatacaccacgatgctcatcctgccgagacaaagagggaaatctgatttccgacagaatgggcatattggagcgatgggttaagtagtttgatgaactactgaacaaccagaacatcggcgaatggaggtcccgccaactgaagacgacggacaaatactgccaccaccaagtagaggagaaacagcccgtgcaattcgtcggcttaaaaatcataagtcaccaagggccgatggaattacagccgaattaattaaatatggaagcgaccagttacaccaactggttcaacaacttgtgctcaaggtatgggacagcgaaccaatgcctgacgattggcaacgaggcatcatctgtctcatacataaaaagggagatatcacacagtgcagcaattatagaggtatctagttgctgagtaccatctataagatattctccactatcttgctaggccggatagccccatgcgccccgaatatcattggcccaggcaaatcagcaacagatcagattttctctctgcggcaagcgatggaaaaactgttggaatatggacatagttgcgccatctattcatcgactttaaagccgaataaaaaggaaaaaaagaatggaaaagagccggaacgtatactttttccgtATGAGTTCACACTCggccataaagcagcggaggcgaccaggaacattaacagcgcatttggagctgatacaataagcgaacgaaccacacggtggtggttcgaaaaattctggtcaagcgacgtaaaccttcaaagtgagccacgtggacatcgcTGCTGCcgctgccatcatatattttgtcttgccttcattgatgtgcagcccaaaatcttgcgccgactgctcgatctggatgaaggcagtttgtacgtctcgggtcgttcgaTATCgttgtcgatatcatcagcatagaccagtagttgggtggacttgaagaggatcgcacctcttgcatttacctgagattcacggatcagtttctcgtgggcaggttaaagaggacgcatgatagggcatccacttgtcATAGACCTTTGCTAATGTCAAatcgtcttgagagtgatcttgctgcttttatctggcctggcacattggtcagggtaagcctagtcagtcttgctgatttgcctgaagtgaagcctctttggtatgggccaataatattcggtgcgtatggggctatccggcgtagcaagatagcggagaatatcttatagatggtactcagcaacgtgataccttcataattgctgcactgtgtaatatctccctttttatgtatgagacagataatccctcttgaccttgagcacaagttgatgatattaaattttacTCCGTACAAATAGGGTCGAAAGTACTGTGTTTAGCATACTATTGATAATAGCTCCTTTTCAATTGTACAGTAGTTAGGCTCATGTTCGTTGAGAGTTCTACTTGCATACTATACGGGATGACCACTTTGAGAAAGGGCGGCACCTATTGCCATATTTGAGCGGTCTGTTGTCAAGATAAATTTCTCTTTAAAATCAGGGTATATTAGAACGGGATAATTGGTTAGTAGCTCTTTCAGTTTCTCGAAGGCTGCAACATATTTTAGTTATCCTTTTTTAAGGCGTCTATAAGAGGGGATGCGACTTTCGCATAATTATTTATAATAACCTGTTATACCAAAGAATGATTTGATTTGTTTGATTGTAGCAGAAACTTTAAGATTTTAGATAGtattatattaattttatttggattggGTTCTATTACCTGTGTTGCTAAGAGGTATCCTAGATATTCTGTAGTTTTCGCGAAGAATTTACATTTGTCTATCTGCACTTTaagtttatatttttccaatgtATTAAATAATTTTCGAATGTTTACTTCCATTTCATATCCATTGGATATCGTCCAAATATACTACACAGATTTTATTTACGTATTCTCTAAGGACTTCGTTGGTCATCGGCTGAAAAGTTGCAGGTGCATTTTGGAATCCGAAGGGTATACGATTAAACTCATAGTGTCTTGGGGAGTAACTCAAAACGAATAGAAAAGGCTGTTTTGTGACGATCGCTGATCTCAATTTGATGAAAGCCTTTCGCTAGATCAAGAGTTGTGAAGTATTGGGCTTTTTGGCAATTTATCAAATGTGGATTCGATATTCTGAATTGGAAATTTGTCGTCAATAGTTTCCTCATTAAATTTCCGATAATCGATCACTATGCGTCATTTCTGTTTGCCAGAATTGTCAACTTTTTTTGGAACTACCCATATTGGTGCATTATAGGGAGAATGCCAGGGTTTTATTGTTCCTTGTTTCAACatatcattgatttgatattcTACTTCCTTTTCGTGAGCAGGCTGGAAACGATAAATTTTGGAATAATGAAGTTTATTAGTTTTGGTAATAATCTCATGTTTTGCTTGGGTTGTACAAACCCGATTTTCTCCTTCTTTGTAGAAAAGTGTCTCATATTCGTTGACAATTCTCTGGAGATTTATTGCCTCTTCGTTCTTCAAtccttcaaacaatttttctcgAGATTGTTTAGTTTTTGTCGATACTCGAAATTGATGATCTATTAATGTAGGGATCATTTGATTGTCGACATTTAGATTTATTGTTGGTAAGTATGATAGTTTCCGAGGAGATTTTTTCCAAGTGGATCTACATATATTGGGTCTATTTTGTCTGTATACGTTGGAATTACCTACTTGCATTCTATTCCGATTAGGATTATAATTTTGATTGTAGTTTCGGTTAAAATTTTGGTTATTATTACTTCCATTCTGGAAAATATTACTATGATTGTTGTATCTATTGTTGTTTTGTCTACTATTACTGTATCTGTTGTTGCTATGACTGTTTGTTTGGTAGTTATTGTTATTTTGATAATTATTATTACGATATTGATTCTATGATTATTGTAATTACGATTTTTATTCTGATTTTCATGATTATGTCTTTGTTGCCCATTACTGTTATCTACATTTTGCTCCATTTCACGTAGTAAATTGTATGCTTGACTGAGCTTCTCACAATCCTTCATTTCAATAAGGTATGCCTTATATTCGGGCAAAAgagatttaaatttatttagaacTAAGTTCTCGTttctaattgaattgaattccaaATGTAATTCCCTTTGAGGATCTAGCACaaattttgtattgagtttattaagtaatttatttaaattatgatAGGCATCTCCTATATTTCTAGAACTTACTTTATGTATTCTATTTACTAATATTCCATATGTTTCGTGGACTCCAAACGTTGTTACGAGGATATGTCTAATGGTGTTCCATGTAGGATCTTGTATTTTTTGTGCTACACTTCTAGCTTCGCCTTGTAGTTTGTAAAGGATTAGTCGCAGGATGTACAATTGTTGTGATCTAGTTTGAACTAACTGTAGTAGTGTTGATGTTTCCTCTAACCAGGTGGTTAGGGCGTATTCTGAGTTGTCTCCATTGTATATCAGTAGTTTCCTTACTTCTTTAAGAATTTCTGCAAAATTGAGTGGCATTTGTTGTTCTGCCATTGTGTTATTATTTTGTTCTATTTTGTTGTATTATGTTTAAGGTTACTTGGCGGTCTCACCAAGCAGTTTTAAGAGTGATTTAGGACCTTGATTGCTCATTCCCTTAAACGATTGattattaaaatctattatTACAATGTTTTTCACTTTGTATTATATATAGTTTGTTACTATAATACTATGCTCTCTTCGTCTGAATTTTTCTTCAGGGTACTTATGGAGTCTTATTGTCAGTTAACAAaactatattttttaatatccagtcgaatttttcttcgattggttttattttttattattcgaATGTATTATTTAGGTTCACTATTGTCGAAAAAGGGGTTTCCTCCCACCTTTTGACGAACGACTGCTTCAGTTATATTACTTGGGTGTAATATATGGAGAAGAAAATTGGTTTTCTTCTTAacactttatttattattataattagatTTGTATAACTCACTTAATAATTCGATTAATAGAATGACTTTGATTAACAGAATGACTTTGAGCACAGACGCGATAAAAAGACTCGGTAAAAAACGACTATTATACTTTAAGACTGCTGGGTGAAAAAGACTGCCCCGTAGAAAAGATGCGGTAAAAAAGACAAGCTCTCGAACTATCActctatatttatatttatctaAGACAAAGGATGCGAAATGCTGataatgcattttgcatattcAGTAATTTGATATGTTCAATTCTGCTAACTATGCAGTTTTGTTTATTGTAGTGATTGATTCGGATTGATGATTCATAATATGGTGGTGTGGTGTATTATTCTATGATGAAAGCTAAAATTCTAGTTAGAGGATGTTTACATTAATATGGAGGATGTTTGCATTTGTATTGTTTCAATGAGATTCTAACATTCTATGATTTTTATGAATActaattatttaatatttgaatTGAATGCTCTAATATCGTTAACGGGTTTGACATGCTCAAGGTCAGTATTGATATTGGGTGTAACTCGCGCATCGTTTAGCATTTgcgaaattttattattttatattttataaataaaaatattaagcaGAAATGGAGATATTAATGTTTTGTAATATATAAATTACGAAGAGTCAACAATGATTGTTGAGTAGTCATGAATATGTCTATATAGGAATGTAAGTTGTCCATGTATTAGCTTTCTGAAAACCGTTGGTGATTTAAACGGCAAATTGTGCTTTTCAGTAGTTCTTGTGTTGTCCATTAATATGCGAATAACCTATGGTTATGTGTGTATATCTGTTATGAAAATAGGGGGATTCAAACGAACAATTCTCATTTGAAACAATGTTTGTGCTGTTCGTAAACGACGCTCCAATAATAACATATtgataaaattttcaatgtGGTATTTATCAAGATCTATCTCCCCATCGACTCTGGGGACATTTAATTTAtcagaaattcaaaaaaaataataaatggcgATCGCAAAATTGTCGCTAAAACAGGAAAGAGCAAAGTTTGGAAGATTTTCGAAGAAATCGAAGTAAACAGggaaatcatttcaaaaatagTAGCTTGCAAAATTTGTAATGCTATTTACAAATTTAACGTCAGCACTTCGAATTTGATTAAGGGGGCCATCCTGTGTGCAGgccatttttttttggctttttttagaaatttttttgtgaagaactggagaaggaTACAAGTGCGAATTTTTCActatagatttactaatatcttgagcgtgcatagtaatttttccagcctgatcgcatagttcgttattgaactacagagcaatttatgcaGCCATCTccgaaaaaggtgtttttctgctgccacgctagagagcgctgcgatcatcctacagaaaaaaagtaaacggcattttaacgtacaggcttaaccacagtccgtaaactaggattattgaaaaatattaaaaactaaatttttggtgccgtattaaacttttttttatgaattttgggggtttttttcacggtttcttcaatgaataaaaaaaaactactgaatgaatcgcaattatcctagtttgcggaccgtagaaatatgctcgaaataagtcgtgaaaatttcagcgAATTTTGTTTGATAGATtttaggctatggtggcagccgattttcaacatgcggtttcgagaaaaacgcatttaaaaagtagaatgcgagtTTTAGCCATAacatcttaactgaccattaatctgctttaCCTAGTCTATAAACAttgggtttcttgaagaaacgcaTATACGGCCTTgatttcaattcttgtcctttatgcgaagtcattcgaacgtcattcggaccgataaatacgagctttattacggcgatcgacataaatctggcatgtgccttatcacgtgtttaacactataatttccgaacgattccGAACATCAAAATCTCACTTTACCCATatgttctacactatatctagatacaattgatgcgaaaaaaaattcgattccgcggatctgacacacgggatgacccccttaaacataAGTGTTACAAAGAATTAAATGTAACTTCAATAATTGTATGGTAGATGTAGACCAAAGAACGAAAGCTGAAGTAATTACAGCAGTCACACAATGGACAATTAAAAACTGCCCGCCCTTCTAAATGGTCCAAGATGATGGCCTCTTGAAATTTTGTCAGCTTGTGTTGTCGATCAGAGCTAAATTTGGACCCCAGGTAGACGTTGAAAAGCTTCTTCCACATCCAACAACAGTGTCGAGAAATTTCGATAGATTTTATAATCGTAGCTATGACTTGGTGAAAGCCCAAATAAATTCAGTGAGAAATGGATTTGCTATCACCTCAGACTTTTGGACGAACAGTTTTGTAAATATGCCATATTTAGCTGTGACATTGCATTATATAAACGATTCGAAATTCAACACAAAGCTGCTTGAATTTGATATCATGCAATAATATACGCATGCTTTATGTTTTCTACGAGTATATACCCTCAAACGAACAGTTATATTTACcacttattttttcaaattaatttagatGATAAGATACTGCACAAAGTTAGGTCCAGATTTCAAGATTTTCAATTAGATATCGATAAAGCGGTAATTGTTACTGACAGACGCTTCAATATGTAAGTTGGGTTGGTCCGTATAATCATATATATTGCATTAACCATTTGCTCCACAATATAGTAGAGAAATCCATCTATTCTATTATTGATgatttgtgaaaaaatttttaagaaaagtgGTTGTAATGCAGAATTATCCACGACATTAAAAAGTTTTACGCCTACACGATGAAACACGATATACTTTGTATTGAAATCAGTTCATCAAAAGTGGGTTGACATTCGAAACATTTTACAGCAGacaattaatttattaaaacaTTATGCTGAAGCATCAAAAGAGCTGGAAGGGGATAATTATCCCACTTTGCATCTTGTAAAAGTCCACATATTTCACTTGAAACGGCTATGTGAAATGaacagatagatagatagcttaAAAGAATTGAACACAACACTTCACAACTTACTAACCGAAGTAGTTTTGACAATTTTTCACAAAGTAGCTTCGTTTCTATTTGCCCCAACAGACAAGCTAAGTCAATTTACAattgttgaaaaagaagaaataaaaactaaatgcaagcttataatgaaaagttgtgcaaatgatttcacttctcATGATGCTGAAAATTGTATATTAGAACCTCTGTTTGCTGAAAAGGTCAAATTTTCCGctgattttcttcagccttcggtacatataaatatatgtgAGAGAGCTTCGAGTGAATTTTCTGTTTATGAAAACATTTATGAAGTGCTCCACAACAATTTTGACGTTCTTCAATGGTGGGATTTCAATAAAGTCAAATTCCCACTTTTATATAAATTAAGCTGCCTTATTTTGGGTACACCAGCAAGCAGCGCTGCATGGGAACGCATTTTCTCAAGAGCAAAAAATTTGCTTTCCGAAAGACGTTGCATAATTGGTTCGGATCCTGCTACGGGTGGGAAACATAAtaattttgcatgaaagcatagAATATGTTGCCGAAACTATTTAAAACAATTGTG is a window encoding:
- the LOC119661118 gene encoding GATA zinc finger domain-containing protein 14-like — translated: MAEQQMPLNFAEILKEVRKLLIYNGDNSEYALTTWLEETSTLLQLVQTRSQQLYILRLILYKLQGEARSVAQKIQDPTWNTIRHILVTTFGVHETYGILVNRIHKVSSRNIGDAYHNLNKLLNKLNTKFVLDPQRELHLEFNSIRNENLVLNKFKSLLPEYKAYLIEMKDCEKLSQAYNLLREMEQNNQYRNNNYQNNNNYQTNSHSNNRYSNSRQNNNRYNNHSNIFQNGSNNNQNFNRNYNQNYNPNRNRMQVDHQFRVSTKTKQSREKLFEGLKNEEAINLQRIVNEYETLFYKEGENRPAHEKEVEYQINDMLKQGTIKPWHSPYNAPIWVVPKKVDNSGKQK